The genome window TATATAGACCTGTATTGACAAAACTGTTGATACAGTTTGTCTAAGACTAAGACTATCGAAGACCTTGAATTAGtcataataaaaacactcaacaGTCAACAGtgtaaaaatgttattatattaaagaACATGGTTCACTAACCACCCCAAAACGCCccaaaaatcaatgaaatcaaattttcaaaaatgtcatttttttattttgtattcatcttctataacatttaaattgcacAAAAAGTCAAATTTTTTAAGTGTGCCTTGttttcaattgtaaaaaaaatcatgataaaagtaCATCACACACAAGAAAATGGCGAATTTACACTAAATTTCTTTGTTTCATCAACAAATAAACTGTCAGCGCACGAGAACACCATGACAAACTTTgtcttaaacaataacaaaaacaacaaaagacaaaatactATATTTTTGTGACGGTGTTATTGCGCGCTCAtatcttactttaaaaaaaatgtgtaacccAGTGCTGATCTCCGAGAACCCACCAGGCTTTATTGAACCTATCTTTTTAAccctatattaaaaaaacactgcttaaAATACCACTTATTACCGAAATTTATTAGAGGTTTTAAGTCTGAAATGGCAAAATAATGATCTTATCAATGTTGGTGTTAAAAAAAGAAGCCATAAGAAACGATTTTGTGTACGCGTCATTCGAAAATAACTGGGTACGAATAGCGTCGGTATCCAATGTAAACCAAGTGCAGACGACGCGTTTTCCAAAGTCGGATTTACCCGATATCTGAAAGGTAAGTTGgcatttagataaacaattatttattctattaaaaaaatgatggtttacCCATTTCATGGTCCATAATTATGGCTTACTAAATCGTATGTTATAATCCATTCGCGCGATTACGAACGATGTCACTGTTAAAGTAGATATAAACTGGTTAGCGAGTAGTGATAGGACGTAATAAAGGGCTTTGTTTAATAACTTTCTTAATAAtacgaaatatgtttttttaaagttactgATACATTTCGGGTTCTTCATTTACAAGCAAGtgcaaacaaaacattgtttgatATTCGCATGCATTTGTACGAGGGCCGAATTTGGGGttattaaagggaggtaattctcCACTGTACAGAAGTACATGTTTTTACCGGACATTTATAAAATATGAGTTATtggaaacaaattaaaattaatatgaaaCATTCCTGAACACGTTAAGATAacgtaaaaacattaatttgattgtgGAATATGTCGTATTATGCGTGTGTAaataaagtttaatgtgtttttcaATATCGGTGcaaacaaagatctattaataaacaCGTAGATctatatttaaagatttttgaTCAAACGATAATATCCTTTTTCAAGGGAGAAAATCCAAACAGTGAGTATTTAATGTTAATTGAGATTTTCTgctatttctttgaaatgtttactAGGTTCATTTTGCAAGCAATTCATATATCTGTATACAACAAAAAGTGCCCATTTTAAATGTACGAAAGCAATAATTTAAATAGTGTTTGAGTGTCAGCAACAGCAGTTTGTGgttataaaaatattgtaaagtaAAATAATCTGCCTATTGTAGTAGACGACCGAAAATCACAAGCGCACGGATAGGGTTTCGGTACAGTCTCGGCGATTTAAAGCGAAAAAGTGCTGATTTTAACATTCAAATCTGCTCATTTTGGAAGATGTTGTAAacatgacgataaatatgttattaaactATTCATAATTGCAATTTCTTTGCGAGATAAATTGTGTGTTATTGCAGCTGAAAATGTACTCTTTTTATTGGCTAAGAAATCTAATTTTACTCATAAGTTAACTATAACTAGACTGTATACTTACCACTCTTATTGATCACCGTGGCGCAATGGATAAGATACTCATATTCTTTTGCTCTACGTCCAGGCTATCCGAGATCGTACCCGCGTAGATTTTGTTTCTAAATCTTATTTTAATTTCAGGATGGTGAAAGCCTACAAATGCATTTGCTGTAATAAGCGTGCAAAACCAAAAGATCGTCGTCCATTGACTGACACTGTTAAAAACTATCTACGAAGGGTCTTTCCTGCTGTAGATCCAACAGACAGTGATGTCATTTGTTGTCAATGTCGAGTCAAAAGCTACAAGAATGCCCCAAAGCCTAGGCAATGTTCAGACAACATCAGCAATGATCCGGACAACCAACCCCAACCATCTACATCCAGACAGCCATTTAGCCCATTATCAGTAAGTAGCCCTTATATCTATTTACAGTGCTTTTACATCTGTAAAATAGTATGTAAAGGAATCTTAAATCCTAtgcagtctttaaaaaaaatacgtatCTTCAGCTTGTTACAATTgttcatcgtcggatacccacggctgctgattacgctccgctCAAACATCACTtaggaatggagagtaacgtaatgaatagaccggggGTGTCCGGCGATTAACAATTGTAACAAGCTGAAGATACGTATTTTTTAAATACGACGATGACATTTGTTATGATCTTTTATAGGAAAACCGACGAAAGTTACAACAATAATGTAGTTAAATCAGTCTGGTTTAAACGTCTGTTTGCGTTGTATTAACGAATAAAACACTCCACTTATTCTAAAACAcgatctttcttttctttttctcaGATCACCCTGCACATTCCATCAACCATAAGAAGCCATTCCAGATGTTTTATATGTAAGCGCCCAGGTCCAAAATTGATCTCATTGCCAGCAGAAGGTCGTTTATCCGCCTTTATAGATCACAACATTATTATTTCCGCGGATTCCAGATGTTGTCCATCTCACGTCTATGAAGGGACATTGACCGAGACAGCTTTAATAGATATGAAGACTTTTACAGAAACATCTCAAATGAATAGAACAGGCGTCAACGACTTGTTACAAAAAATTAGAAAGCTTTACCAACAACAGTCAAGACATttgaattttgacaatttaagtGATGCAGATTGTCAGTCACTTACGAAGCTAAATCGAGCCCAGTTTGAAGATCTTTATAATCATCTTTTTGACAAGATAAAAAACACCCCAAATAGATCCATCAAAACCAGTATTGGCATATTCTTATGCAAACTGTGTTCCGGTATGTCCAACAGGCCGTTATCGACGATCTTTGGAATTACAAAGTCAAGTATACGCCGTGCAGTATCAACGGTAAGGCATGCATTCATGCGCGGTTTTGTGCCTCTGTATCTTGGCATTGACAGTGTCACTAGGGAATCGCTGATAAATGAACATACAAAGCCTTTAGCGAAGAAGCTGTTTGGAAACCAGGAAGAGAGGTTAATTCTTGTTTTGGATGGTACATACATCTACATCAATAAATCAAACAACTTTCAGTTTCAGCGCCGTTCATTTAGTTTGCATAAGGGAAGGCCATTAGTGAAGCCCATGGTAGTTGTCACAACAACTGGACATTTTCTGACAATAGTAGGCCCGTACATGTCAGACGGCAAGAACAATGACGCAGCAATATTAAATCACATGTTGAAGACAAACATAAATGATATTAGGGGGCTTTTGAGAGAAGGGGATGTATTTGTTGTAGACCGAGGGTTCCGAGATGCGTTACCCCTGTTAAAGGACCTCGGCATTAATGCTGAAATGCCAGCCATTATGCAGAAAGGAGAAAAACAATTGACTACGGGAGAAGCGAACGCGAGTCGACTAGTAACGAAAGTAAGTATTACACTTACAGGTTATTATAATGTGTAGATTACTCTTGCCGGAAAGCCCGTAATTTCTTAACAATCAATCATGGTTAACCTATATCATTCCCCATTTCATGTTTTAACACATCTGTAGgagatgtttaaaaacaatttacaaaaggATATATTGTGCACAAAATAAGCAATTGGTCGCAAAGATTTCTATacaaaatatgctcaaatgcggAGGACATGTGGCTTATTTGGATTTATATATGttcgtctgtatgtctgtctgtctgcatatCCGTCATCTgtagacacacttttgtttttgtatatctaAGTGAGGCGTCAACAGAATCCAATAAAATGTCATACTTATATACAATTCAATATCGTGCATCCGCctgacattttgtttgtttgatgcaTTTTTAAATGGATTGCCTTACAAGACACCATAAATGAGTATTAATCACATTTTGTGATAGTTcaatttttaatgtgtaaaatgaTTAGtcgttttctttatttatgattttctCTTGATAAACCTTACAATCCCGACACATCTCGAACCCAAACTTGCAAAACGCATAGATTGCCATTTTTATAATAATCTTTCATTACTATTTCACAGATCAGATGGGTGGTTGCATCGGCAAACGCTAGAATCAAGAGATTTAAATATCTAGATCATGTGATGCCAAATAGCCAGCTGCCATTTATTGGTGACTTTGTTAGAATTGTTTGCGCCATCTCAAACAAATACTTCCCCCCTCTAAGTTCCCCAGACCAAGTCGAACAAGATGAATTGATCGCCGAAAAGATGCTGcaacaaaatgaaaaagaaaacgaGCTGAAAATGTTAGTAGAAGAGAAAGGTCTTGCTAGGAAAAAGACAATTTGGCGGCCTATTGAAGATTGTGAAGTACAGGGATTTCCGCGTTTAAGTGATGAACAGCTAAGTGAACTAACACTTGGTGTTTACCCATTGCGTTTGAGTTCCAGCTACATGCAAGAGCATACAACTGGAAATTGTGACATTAAAGTGCATGTTCACGAGAAAAGTTTGATTTCTGCAAAATTGCAAAGTCGCCATACATCTAGCAGAAGGTACATGCTGTGGATACGTCACAGTGAGGATATGGTCGAATCATGGTACTGCCAATGAAAGACTGGATCGCGAGTGGTTGGAATGTGTTAACACATTGCAGCTGTGGTCTGGTTCTTGTCTGCCGGTAGATATCAGCAAAAGGAAAGTTTGGGGGTTCGAGACTGGGGAAAGTACCTGTCTGACGCTTCTGCAATTCGTATTGATGATTCAAGTTCTAGCGAGAGTGATAGCGAAGTTTTTTAGACTGATTTTATTTCATTCTACCTGTGTCTCCATGCACGTTTCATATACAAGTTTTTAAGCCTTGGCTTTGTGTTAGCACTGGGAAACCTTGAGACATAAGTGGAAATTGCTCATTTTGACATTAACATCATTTTCAATTGGGACCTGCTATAATGGAAATGATGTGCATGGATACATGCttttaatcaaaatgtatgcATAGTCATGTTAACAAAAATGTTATGAGCAAACAATATGCTACTggtataacatttaaataattagttacttAACATATGTTAAGATCTATATAATTCATCAAACAGATGAAGGGTTGCTTTTGTCTATttctttattaattgtttatatttctgaTCATTCTCGTTTACGCTAATAGCTATGAACTGTCTTCTTTTTCACTCTAGCGTGTAAATGGAGACGAAGTCCGTTGTAACATAAACTATAGATAATAGTATGCTACTGAATTATGAAATGAATGTTATCGGTCAGGGGTTGGGAGAATTGACAAATCTACGAGGTTTACCGTCACAActctagtgcgttcagttacaacGAACGTTTGCCAATcatcgttcgtttccgattcggtcttattgaacgattgGTTTCGCTATCGATCTACCTCTTGaaagggttcgcttcggttcgcgaaatATAGCGAACATTTGCTGTAACTGAAgctggattggtcattgtcggctcgggtactacgtacatgtaccccgggtactcttaattat of Dreissena polymorpha isolate Duluth1 chromosome 15, UMN_Dpol_1.0, whole genome shotgun sequence contains these proteins:
- the LOC127860985 gene encoding uncharacterized protein LOC127860985; this translates as MVKAYKCICCNKRAKPKDRRPLTDTVKNYLRRVFPAVDPTDSDVICCQCRVKSYKNAPKPRQCSDNISNDPDNQPQPSTSRQPFSPLSITLHIPSTIRSHSRCFICKRPGPKLISLPAEGRLSAFIDHNIIISADSRCCPSHVYEGTLTETALIDMKTFTETSQMNRTGVNDLLQKIRKLYQQQSRHLNFDNLSDADCQSLTKLNRAQFEDLYNHLFDKIKNTPNRSIKTSIGIFLCKLCSGMSNRPLSTIFGITKSSIRRAVSTVRHAFMRGFVPLYLGIDSVTRESLINEHTKPLAKKLFGNQEERLILVLDGTYIYINKSNNFQFQRRSFSLHKGRPLVKPMVVVTTTGHFLTIVGPYMSDGKNNDAAILNHMLKTNINDIRGLLREGDVFVVDRGFRDALPLLKDLGINAEMPAIMQKGEKQLTTGEANASRLVTKIRWVVASANARIKRFKYLDHVMPNSQLPFIGDFVRIVCAISNKYFPPLSSPDQVEQDELIAEKMLQQNEKENELKMLVEEKGLARKKTIWRPIEDCEVQGFPRLSDEQLSELTLGVYPLRLSSSYMQEHTTGNCDIKVHVHEKSLISAKLQSRHTSSRRYMLWIRHSEDMVESWYCQ